AAACATTTTCACGAAATCTAGATTTTTTACACTTTAAACCACAAAGTTTTAAATCAAAACTAAACTTTTTACCCTTACATGTCCATTTTTACCGCAGCTTAGACTTAATATTTCAGATCATTGTAGCGCATGTTAAGCGGTGCACTTAATCACTTGAGATCTTTGCCAATGAATGGGTAAGTAATATTTATTCTCAGACATCCAGGCTATACTAAGGGCCGGTCTTGGATTCATGTTAGATATTAAGTGAACAGTCCAACATACAGTTATTTACTTGGGGTCTCGGCGTATAGATATGTAACGGATCTTTATTTTCTGAGACCCGCAGGCTGCACTTCGATTCAATCACTGAATACAATAAATCTCCCAACGAGATGTCCCAGCACTTCAACCTGAACACTATACTATACTCCTACCTGAACACTAGTATATTGACGGAAACTGTAGATGAGTGCAGCAGGGGACTTTTATCGCCCACATCCTTTTTGAAAACGCTCCGCTAGATAAACATGTGGTCTCTTATAAACTTCGTGCAAACTCGAATACTAAAATCATGACAAATGTACTCTGGAAAGGTCTTCCCATATGGAAAGCTTGGATGCTGGTTTGGCCTTCCTGTGACACAGCGCACGCAAACACTCCTTTGACGTGATAAGGAGTCTCACTGGACACTATTTTAGAGATCGTCACAGCTCGTCACGTTGGTGCGATAAGCACAGCCCTTTCAACGTCACCTCGACCTCAACCTCCCCCCCATTGCTGGATACTTCAAGCACCTTCTGGTACTAAAGTGACTATTGGTGGAGCATTTTTTGAAACCGCCGCTACTAGGAGTGGTCTAACCATGCTATCTACTCTCTGAAAGCTGTTTAGAGTCAAACATGCCTCTCAAGGTTGATGGGTAGATGTGAAAGCGACTCTATTAATTGATAAGCTGTCGAGTTTCACGTCACTGCGCTTTGAGGCACGAGTGCCTTGCCATTAATTTTCATTCGATATCGTGCTACTAGACACAAGAGATGACCTATTCCATTCCTTTTTTTCAGTATTTAAtctcatatttttatttaatcaaaCTTTATTAGACATCTAAACTAAGAACAATCTTTATTTGATAGGTTTCGTAGCTCTTGGTTGCGTTTGAGCTACAACcggtgcttttgttgttgttgtgattgaAATCGGTGTATTAGCAACAGTCTTTGGAATCGTCACAGTTGCTGCTGGCTTAGCATTAGAATTAGCCACattatttgttgctgtttttgttggtaAAACGCAAGCATCTTCACATGTCTTTAAGAAACCAAATTTATTATCATTACCACGACAACCGCCAAACTTAAACGGTTCACAAGTATTTGTTTGTGAATTATAATAAAAACGTGCGAGACTCATGCGACACGGTCCCATCTCCATAGGTTGTAGACATTTTGGATCTGaggaatacaaaaaaattttatttgtttaaattcaTTACTTAGTATACAATTTGAGTCACCTTGTACGCGTGTCACACCCGCTGTTTcaactttttgttgtttttgtgttaccTGTGCTGCTGCTGTCtgtgttgtttgtttttgttgtggtgcGCTCCAACTTGCGCTTATCGCGATGATCAAAAGAAACGCACGTAAACTCAATCCAAAACCAAAAGCTGCCATTCTGTTGTAGAGTCAATAACGAAATGAGCCAAGTGATTCGTCAAAATTGTTTTACTCATTTAGCATTTAGTACATTTAGTGATTCTTGGCATCTAAACACTTGTGAAATAAAGGCGTTAATTAAATGTgcacaaaaaaataataagtaaacAAAAATTATCATCGGTCATATATATTTTGCTGTGCGCTTTTGGTCTCTACAGCTTCTAGAAGTTAAGCGTTTAATCAGCGAAATCTCTGTTCAAGTGCGAAAAAGACAAAACAAAACACTTATAGCAAAAATTAACCCACAGTTAGTCATAGCCATAGCCATAATGTGGGTAGAACTCTAATGACTCATGATCTTATTTCCGgaatgtattgcatcaatatccAGCAACGGATTTTCGATAATACACCCCAAAGCCTTCGAAAGACCAATATTTTACAAATctggagaaaaacaaaagtaatattCTTGCCCAAGAGAGTCCGAGAACGCACGAAAATGCCAATGACTTCACACCCataagcgttgttgttgttgtattaacgataacgagaccccccgaaggttttggggtttgttgtcgatgttggtggtcctttgctggataaagatccaatacgttccggtaacaaagcaccattagggtactagcccgatcagCTCAGGAACGCACCCATAAGCATCACATCCTTTATCCTTAAGGTTCTTGAGAGGCTATTAGTTATCTACATTaggtaaatattaaaaaaagccaAGCCCTTCAATGTTGCGCATTTATTTAAAGGAGAGGTCAACAGAAACTGCCCTCCATGAGCTTATTGGTTCTGTAGAAAAATCGCTCcactaaaaatatgaaaaatgaagaatttcgttatatgtaaactagatcTAACTTAAAAACGAAGAGGTTATAAATATGATAGTAAACCGAGAACCAATTACTTGGCTATTGTTTGGTTCGTGTGTCGAGGTTGGTTGGATCAGATGTGATACATAGAAATAGCTGTCACCAAAACTAGTCCGTAACATGAATCCTATGAAAAATAAACAGTTTACAAGGAACCTAACTTTACCCTGGACATATTTAAAACAAGTCTTCTTATTCTAGAACTAACTGATGGTTTCTTCAAGGAAAATCTTGCTTTTGCAGAGTGTTAAACGGGGTTTGCATCGAAATACATATAACTTCCAAAATTTTTGCGAAATTCTGGACCATCACATGATCATGTAAATTTTCCAAGGTAATTCCCAAATGTTCCCAAAGAAATACCGAAATTTCCCCGATATTATCCATCAAATAATCACTAATATTGAGATGAAATAGTTTCAACATGATATCGAAAATATTTCCAAAACTGTGCCAAAACAATCATGAAAAAGTCTCAAGGTAATTCCGATATACTACCGAGATAACGCCAAATGCCAAATGTCAAATTTATCGCGAAGTATTTTCTCACTAATTCCGAAAAGTTTCCGAAGTGTCCGAACTGATGCAGAGGCAGTACGATATTATTACGAATAGGTTCCGAATTCGTAAAGGTAAGCTaccaaatttaaatcaaaaagaTTCGAAAAAAAAGCAGTACATAAGCCGAACCCCACAATACTGTACCGTTTTAGTTTTAAAACTCAAAAGACGAATCAGAAACCACTTCAAAAAATTCACCACTTTGCCTAAAAGCATGCAGTTTCGTAGCTCTTCTAAATTATGGTGATAATAATTCCTCAAGTTTCAAGGTTTTCAACCCTTGAAGGAATTTGCGATTCGGCACCCCTCGCCCGCCGATGGCCATGGAGTTTAAAAAGAACTTCTGGCCCCATTTCACCCGTCGCGAACACATGAATTAAACCTTATTAGGAGATATTTGAGCAATTCACAACAGTCTCGTTTATGTTTGGGCTGCATCCATGGCTTACttataaaatttgattgaaacatAGCACATACTACAGATAGGAGACTTTGTGAATTGATTAGTATAAAAGGGTGGAACCAATTTAACCGAACCGATTCGCCGGCTCAGAGGTACGAAATTTGCCAAGATGGCTCTAGCCACTAAACCAAAtcactttgattttttaggtGGCTTGCAACACTGGTCTGAACTATTATCTATTTTTATGCGCGGTGTCTATTCTGCCTATGTTTTAGTGCTAAAATTCGTTAACGCCCATAGAATCGAGACATTTATTCACTGCattataaaatattcaaaattattgTATTAATCTCTAATGAAATGTTTATAAAATGAGATTATTCCAGATGCAAAGCCTCATTTAAATTCGCACAGTTTTCGTTAGATGATTACGTAAATACATTTTTAGAGACAAATATTAGGctggcatacatacatatatgtacaaataCATGCCCAGTAGAGAAAATCTCTAGTTGGGGAGCCACTCCACCATTTCCAGTtgcaaatgagaaagcgtcaaatTGAAATGAGAAGTCAATTTTAAAAGCGAAAGCGTCTCTTCCATATGACAAAAGTCAATTTTAAATGAGAAAAcattaaatgaaatttcgaaGGCGTCAACAATAATtaagaatagtcagttgtaaataagaatagtcaattgtaaatgcgaaagtcTCACATGGAATGACGATTAGTCAATTGTAAAAGCGAAAGCGTTTTAAAGAAACGAAAATAATTacttgtaaatgcgaaagcatgAAATGTGAATGCGGAAACGTAACTTTCAATTGAGAATATAAAAATGCTAATTAAGTTAAGCTAGCGTATCCTCTAATCATAATAACACCTGATGGGAAATTGTCTATGTTCCAACTCACATATTTTGGTGTCAGAGAGCAAACCCATGGAACAAAGTTGCATGCTCGATTGTTCTCGCGTAGcctccttcagttgctgatcTCTTCGCTCCATTCACCGATTAATCTACATACATAAATCTTGCTGGTGTTGCTTTACATAAAACATACGTTTGTTAGTGGTATTGTTATGTGTCCCTCACTTATGTTTTTACTTTTCCCAGAGAGTCTCGATGGGTATCAGTATTAGCGAGCACGATGCTAACTTCAGCACTTCCGTTTGGCGATTTTAAGCATCAGCTACCGCTGACTCGATGTCTAAATCCCTCGCCTGCTCTTTCCATCGTTGAAAAACTGAACTTACTGACGGAGCATGTGCTCATGCTAAACGGACCTATTTGTCGGTCGATCGACGGCACCACCCACCCAGACAGTGATATCGCGCCGAATAAATGAATGTACCATCGTCTTGCAATTACAAGTGACGCTTTCGCAtcttgcaaggcagatgaattttcgctgagaagttTTCTTAACAGAAACACACtcgtagtgtttgccaaaccactccTAGGGTCgaccccgtttaaaaaaaaatgtctaattggaaaaaattttttgaaattttttcaatgttgctttttccgggacttgaacccaggaccttcggtgttcTACGCGGATCAcactaccatcataccacggcgacTGCTTTCACATATACACCTAAATATTATCATATGGTTATCATTCCATATGACGTTTTTGCATTTACATTTAACAGATCTTAttttcaacaattacaattgcctgtttttattttcaaatgacgCTTTATCATTCACAATTGGAAATGATGTAGTAATACTATTAGTTTCATATATCATTTCCTTTCAATCGACTCGTGTGTTTAACAATCCGAAAAGAGTTTCTATAGCTCCAAACCTGTTTCATTTATCGCTACTATTCACTGATTTCAAAATCAGTAGTTAAAAGTATAAATTTGCAACTCAATGTACatttgaaaatattgtttaatgGAAACTCAATTGCTTATTTTGATCTTGTAAATATTTAGTTGGGGCTGAAccaattctatgccaaatacgagtTGAATCAGAGACTTGTCTGCAAGGTATATTTATTAAGCTTCAGTAGCtgcatatattaatataaatatttgtatatatgatcCATGTAACATACGAATTtatataaacttttattttactTGCTCttaatagtcattatttaattGCCATTCACGTCGGCTTCACTCACAAGTAGCAACGTAATGACAGCATGAGtttcttatgcggcagttactcacgaacgtacgtagaaaaaacgtgtcagctgacacgacctatcttatgagtgtgcaatgtaaacgaaaactcaccgacgtgcaacgaccgtacgtacgtagcccggaacgtagaaatcaaaacaattttgattttttccgtaagaacgtgtcagctgatcgctctctcactagacagagttgcttaGTAAACTTTTGTCCGCTAATTTTTTAccttttgcagttttatgcaaaaacgcctaattaaagtttgaaaaattgtgaaaataattcgaaataattatgtaaaagtgctgattataaatatttaatctttttatacttatttaatagtattccggccttttacaatatcaaaaattaaattggaaaaagttgatgtttccataagcatacatgcaaaatggtcaatggcaacagtgcttatctgtaaacaacacacacacaaatatcttatgtacatgtacacagacgcacacattgattcctacgggcttgagagttcggtcaaacgtgcttcgtacgacaaacgtccttacgtacggcacacgtcggtgggtaactgccgcattatagTCTACTTACTTAGTACGTAGTAAGCACAGATTATGATTAACAATCGCATTGATTTTTGCAGTCTATCATATTTATGTGCTAATTAAAATATTGTATGGACTTAAAATATTGCACGTTTTACTCTTCGATATTTACACTGCAGTATAGACTGGgatttgtattcttttttttttttggatctttcaacaacatatatatttgtttctaTCTACCTTAAACTATCTCAATAGTCTAAGACCCCGTGACTGCCAGACTTTCGTCATTTTACAAAACCTGAAATTTCGTCAGcacatacttccaactgaagtaGCAAGGTTGGTGTATTCCTAAGCTTCAGCCAGAAAAGATCGTgcaaaaaagtgcgaaaaatatACATACCttactttcgtcattttataaaggctGATTTTGATGTATTGTCTTCGTTACGACACTAGCAGCTGCTtccctcattgccagacactttccatagagGACAAAAGTAAGGTCTATTTTTTCGTACTTTTTTGCACTATATCTTCCAAAGCCCCTATAACTCAAGTTTAAGAATACACCAACATTCCCACTTCACTTGGAAGTATGTGCTGACGAAATTTCAGCTTTTAGAAAATGAGAGAAGTCTGGCAATCACGTGCTCCTGCTCTACAATTTTCATAAGGATCCGCTTTATACacacggcgtatgagtaactttaaCTTCTTAAAATTAAGTTGTGTTACAGCCAAGTGAGACGAGAACGCTGAACAGCTATGTATTTTGAAAGATAAGTAGAGCTCTTGAGAATCGGGCAATCTACAGCTTTGTGCACAAGTATGCCATGTATTTTTTATATTCCCGCTTACTCGGTGTTCGGAACGGGGTTGCAATGGTCTTGGTCCATATAACTACAGCGGTGGTCAAATATATAGAAATCTTTAATTTTTAGATAGATTTCACcagagttgttaaggaatgcaTTCTATTTGGAACAGTTATTCCTTTGATTGAATTTCAACCcaagaggttaggttaggttgaactggccggtcaatacaCACAGACGGAATATATCCATAATgtttccagaatttgtttgacgaccaaacggaagaaccccaatccgatgccaggacatatgttatataataacttcgtcctcttggcaaatactagcagttttataggacccagcttaattgttgcctcgagatctggcaactctgccgcccctaatagctgtagccttgacctggcgagcgcaagacatgaacacagaaggtgctcaaccgtttcttcctgcagctcacactttctACTTTGTAATTTACTTTTATTGGtcgattttttgaaaaaagctcgacaaataaaaaggatgcatgattcatCATGAAAATGCTATGGGGATCCCTGTGATCCCATAaactttcacctaggacaattttttaccCAGTCTTTATCAACTAACAAATGATGAAATAGAATTAAACTTATGTTTACTGAAGCCAAGAATagatagatatgtatgtacacatatactCTTACCTACCACAGTTCACGTATTCAGCTGACATTTTAATCCAAAGTGAACGAGAAAAAGGCGCTGATGGCCGGCTGCTTGATGTCTTTGTGAAAGCAACTGAAAACCTCCAAAAACAGGAATCGTGATTCAGTAAATTTTCCAAGCATCACGTTTACAACTAAAATATTTCGGATTTATCCGAAAATTCTATACTCAGCTGTGAGCTCTGACAACATAGTAGTAGATGAAGCTAAGTTTAACACGTTCGCGGACGCTAAAAATTTTAAGGTTTAATGTTGGCTTTACAATTTGAATGCTGTAGCATTCACGTCCGCGAACGTGTTAAGTATGGGAAGACTCCGTCCGGCTGAGAATCAGCTTCATCTAGCCAACTTTTTCTGTAAAATTGCAATCACCCAGTCATTTAGTTTCAGAAATGTTGCTTTTCCAAATCTACTGGGGCACTTGACATTATTATGAAAAAAACGGGTTTATCAATTTGTTCAATTTTGATT
The DNA window shown above is from Eurosta solidaginis isolate ZX-2024a chromosome 2, ASM4086904v1, whole genome shotgun sequence and carries:
- the LOC137241899 gene encoding carboxypeptidase inhibitor SmCI-like; this encodes MAAFGFGLSLRAFLLIIAISASWSAPQQKQTTQTAAAQVTQKQQKVETAGVTRVQDPKCLQPMEMGPCRMSLARFYYNSQTNTCEPFKFGGCRGNDNKFGFLKTCEDACVLPTKTATNNVANSNAKPAATVTIPKTVANTPISITTTTKAPVVAQTQPRATKPILIKMKFVLVLYFIAGLIATLHAAAVDSETAKPKPADADSTSVAPTEASDVVEECHQPKETGRCFALFYRYAYNVESRQCEEFIYGGCNGNRNNFESKEECEKKCLPVDPAEHKEESKTEKTEESKTVKKASDEASAPVVPPAVVQPAVAA